The following proteins are encoded in a genomic region of Arcobacter cloacae:
- a CDS encoding BatD family protein, whose amino-acid sequence MIIKNLGKIVFLTFFPIFLFADVIFNQKVVKNKAYLNETIRVILELSVSNDLEIEQVDFQKYETSDFWIKEFVSKKITKMQNETIYSYEYLLDAKNTGEFVLPKQTIEITSQEIRKSKKWQKVYSNEEKITISPLYDNQAIQGDYIINLNIDRTKIKANEAINLNLEITGKGNIQDIKAFDLSLNEQMIYKDKPIITKEFMDDSYQGKFTQKFMIIANKSFTIPSFQFEYFDLKKNIVKKVLTEPIYIEVEELPILQKENSNLKYIFAFIGFIIGLFSLFLYKYLKNYYKRLNSPFLIKIKKAKSDKELYNLLIKHPNNSYFKDTIKLLEENIYENKKNKIDKKYLINLIHKIRY is encoded by the coding sequence GTGATAATAAAAAACCTTGGTAAAATAGTTTTTCTAACATTTTTCCCCATATTTTTATTTGCAGATGTAATATTTAATCAAAAAGTTGTAAAAAATAAAGCTTATTTAAATGAAACTATTAGAGTGATTTTAGAACTTAGTGTTTCAAATGATTTAGAAATTGAACAAGTAGATTTTCAAAAATATGAAACTTCTGATTTCTGGATAAAAGAGTTTGTTTCAAAAAAAATTACAAAAATGCAAAATGAAACAATATATAGCTATGAATATTTACTTGATGCTAAAAATACAGGAGAATTTGTTTTACCAAAACAAACAATAGAAATCACAAGTCAAGAGATAAGAAAATCTAAAAAATGGCAAAAAGTTTATTCAAATGAAGAAAAAATAACTATTTCACCTTTATATGATAACCAAGCTATTCAGGGTGATTACATCATAAATCTCAATATAGATAGAACAAAAATAAAAGCAAATGAAGCAATAAATTTAAATCTTGAAATTACTGGAAAAGGAAATATTCAAGATATTAAAGCTTTTGATTTGAGTTTAAATGAACAAATGATTTACAAAGATAAACCAATAATTACAAAAGAGTTTATGGATGACTCCTACCAAGGAAAATTTACTCAAAAATTTATGATTATTGCAAATAAGAGTTTTACAATTCCTAGCTTTCAATTTGAATATTTTGATTTGAAAAAAAATATAGTAAAAAAAGTATTAACTGAACCTATTTATATTGAAGTAGAAGAGTTACCAATTTTACAAAAAGAGAATTCAAATCTTAAATATATTTTTGCTTTTATTGGATTTATAATAGGTCTATTTTCTCTTTTTTTATACAAATATTTAAAAAATTATTATAAGAGATTAAATTCACCTTTTTTAATAAAAATTAAAAAAGCAAAATCAGATAAAGAGTTATATAACTTGTTGATTAAACACCCTAATAATAGTTATTTTAAAGATACTATAAAGCTTTTAGAAGAGAATATTTATGAAAATAAAAAGAATAAAATTGATAAAAAATACCTTATTAATCTAATCCATAAAATAAGGTATTAA
- a CDS encoding transporter, giving the protein MKKNSFAIIGAVFTALLSTLCCLPAFLFLFFGVSSGVLTYFTTLEYTRIPLAILTIGFFLFAFFNFRKKISCKCTKKELFKQYVFFAIFFILIIALLFYPELIPYFMD; this is encoded by the coding sequence ATGAAAAAAAATAGCTTTGCGATAATTGGTGCAGTTTTTACTGCGCTATTATCAACTCTTTGTTGTTTACCTGCTTTTTTATTTTTGTTTTTTGGAGTTTCAAGTGGAGTTTTAACTTACTTTACAACTTTAGAATACACTAGAATCCCCCTTGCGATTTTAACAATAGGATTTTTTTTATTCGCTTTTTTTAATTTTAGAAAAAAAATCTCTTGCAAATGTACGAAAAAAGAGCTTTTTAAACAATATGTTTTTTTCGCAATATTTTTTATACTTATAATTGCTTTACTTTTTTACCCTGAATTAATACCTTATTTTATGGATTAG
- a CDS encoding transglutaminase-like domain-containing protein — translation MQRRTFLKTTATLSSAAILAPHFAFAKEETNPFGITKTPRKFSVTNNYSFNPSQEITQLWVPLPKDESYHQVVAFSYKGNFSEAKIVKNEYDTRVLYVKWDKSDNKSELEVNFDVIMQERTTDFSKATSNTNYPSDIKVYLEGTKHIPITEGLTKYANEITKNAKTPLEKAQAIYAWTVTTMYRDESVVGCGIGDAKKSIEEKIYGGKCTDISSVFVCLLRNAGIPAREIFGIRAGQSKISNACGKADDKGFADITGAQHCRAEFYVDGLGWVPTDPADVTKVRLAEKLNNEDKKLKDTKEYFFGSWEMNWVAFNSARDFVLTPKPAQYPLNMLGYPYAEVGEDALDYYKPKEFVYTYTSQERI, via the coding sequence ATGCAAAGAAGAACATTCTTAAAAACAACGGCTACTTTATCAAGTGCTGCTATTTTAGCTCCACATTTTGCGTTTGCAAAAGAGGAAACAAATCCATTTGGAATTACAAAAACTCCTAGAAAATTTAGTGTTACAAATAATTACTCTTTTAATCCAAGCCAAGAAATAACACAACTTTGGGTACCACTTCCAAAAGATGAAAGTTATCATCAAGTAGTTGCTTTTTCTTATAAAGGAAATTTTAGTGAAGCAAAAATTGTGAAAAATGAATATGACACAAGAGTTTTATATGTAAAATGGGATAAATCAGATAATAAATCTGAATTAGAAGTGAATTTTGATGTAATTATGCAAGAAAGAACAACGGATTTTTCAAAAGCAACATCAAATACAAACTATCCAAGTGATATAAAAGTATATTTAGAAGGAACAAAACATATTCCTATTACAGAAGGTTTGACTAAATATGCAAATGAAATTACTAAAAATGCTAAAACACCATTAGAAAAAGCACAAGCTATTTATGCCTGGACAGTTACTACTATGTACAGAGATGAAAGCGTGGTTGGTTGTGGAATTGGTGATGCTAAAAAATCAATTGAAGAGAAAATTTATGGTGGAAAATGTACAGATATTAGTTCAGTGTTTGTGTGTTTATTAAGAAATGCAGGAATTCCAGCAAGGGAAATCTTTGGAATAAGAGCAGGGCAATCAAAAATCTCAAATGCTTGTGGAAAAGCAGATGACAAAGGTTTTGCAGATATTACAGGCGCACAACATTGTAGAGCAGAGTTTTATGTAGATGGATTAGGTTGGGTTCCAACAGATCCTGCTGATGTTACAAAAGTAAGACTTGCAGAAAAACTTAACAATGAAGATAAAAAACTAAAAGATACAAAAGAGTATTTCTTTGGTTCTTGGGAGATGAATTGGGTTGCCTTTAATAGTGCAAGGGATTTTGTTTTAACTCCAAAACCAGCTCAATATCCTTTAAATATGTTAGGTTATCCTTATGCAGAAGTTGGTGAAGATGCTCTTGATTACTATAAACCAAAAGAGTTTGTTTATACATACACTTCTCAAGAAAGAATATGA
- the selD gene encoding selenide, water dikinase SelD translates to MNNEYRLTKFVQAAGUAAKMGPGDLKQTICGLTPSDERILVGFDTSEDASVYQINENQAIVQTLDFITPVVDDPYIYGQIAAANALSDVFAMGADVKTAMNIVGFDKKNISKEALGLILNGGNEKIKECGGVLLGGHTIESPEMYYGLSVTGMIHPNKIIRNNTPKIGHVLVLTKPLGMGILTTAIKRDLIDISLIKECAKIMSSLNYLPSKIMRKYDVSSCTDITGFGLMGHALECANDLVTFSISCNNVPVVNEAIELATNDVIPGGTKRNMKYTEDKITYLNNLPNHCKAILCDAQTSGGLLIAMKEDDAKEYIKELEELSFGYASIIGVVIPRGISPIIIH, encoded by the coding sequence ATGAACAATGAATATAGACTAACAAAATTCGTTCAAGCTGCTGGTTGAGCTGCAAAAATGGGTCCGGGTGATCTTAAACAAACTATTTGCGGTTTAACTCCAAGCGATGAGAGAATTTTAGTAGGATTTGATACAAGTGAAGATGCTAGTGTTTATCAAATAAATGAAAATCAAGCAATAGTTCAAACACTTGATTTTATAACTCCAGTTGTAGATGACCCATATATTTATGGGCAAATAGCTGCTGCAAATGCACTTAGTGATGTATTTGCAATGGGAGCTGATGTTAAAACAGCTATGAATATAGTAGGTTTTGATAAAAAAAATATATCAAAAGAGGCTTTAGGTCTTATATTAAATGGTGGAAATGAAAAAATCAAAGAGTGTGGTGGAGTTCTTTTAGGTGGTCATACTATTGAATCTCCTGAGATGTATTATGGATTATCAGTAACAGGAATGATTCATCCAAACAAAATTATTAGAAATAACACTCCAAAAATTGGACATGTCTTAGTTTTAACAAAACCTCTTGGAATGGGTATTTTAACAACAGCCATAAAAAGGGATTTGATTGATATTAGCCTAATAAAAGAGTGTGCAAAAATAATGTCAAGTTTAAACTATTTGCCATCAAAAATTATGAGAAAGTATGATGTAAGTTCTTGTACAGACATAACAGGTTTTGGGCTTATGGGACATGCTTTAGAGTGCGCAAATGATTTAGTAACATTTAGTATTTCATGCAATAATGTTCCAGTAGTAAATGAAGCAATTGAATTAGCAACTAATGATGTAATTCCTGGTGGAACAAAAAGAAATATGAAATATACAGAAGATAAAATAACATATTTAAATAATCTTCCAAACCACTGCAAAGCTATACTTTGCGATGCTCAAACCTCTGGTGGTTTATTAATAGCCATGAAAGAAGATGATGCAAAAGAGTATATAAAAGAACTTGAAGAGTTAAGTTTTGGATATGCAAGTATTATAGGAGTTGTAATTCCAAGAGGAATAAGTCCTATAATTATTCATTAA
- the selA gene encoding L-seryl-tRNA(Sec) selenium transferase, producing MILLKSIPKVDKFITHKAFEGLSKTLVTKISKEVIENLRNNILNETIKEINEQSLISEVLQNYENLISPSLKSVINATGIIVHTNLGRSLLDENSLKKAIQIATTYNNLEYDLSEGKRGERYAHITKTLKALTNCEDAIVVNNNASAVFLILNTFCKNKEVVVSRGELVEIGGSFRVPEVMVQSGAILKEIGTTNKTHLKDYENAINEKTSMLMKVHKSNYSIEGFSSEVSFEEIVEVAKKNNIIDYYDMGSGHMIDLPYNLNKNEPSILEIMKYNPSLLSFSGDKLLGSVQAGIIIGKKELIEKIKKNQLLRMLRVDKITLALLEDTLNSYLKNDLEQIPTLKMLFASTETLEQRAIKLKEKIKDIYSCEIIKTSTMVGGGTTPNKKIPSIALSLEYKNYKPNKLEQLLRKKLIITRIENDKVLLDFRTIQENELEKLENILKGLFN from the coding sequence ATGATTTTACTAAAATCCATTCCAAAGGTTGATAAGTTTATCACACACAAAGCTTTTGAGGGGTTATCAAAAACTTTAGTTACAAAAATCTCAAAAGAAGTTATAGAAAATCTTAGAAATAATATTTTAAATGAAACTATTAAAGAGATAAATGAACAAAGTTTGATATCTGAAGTTTTACAAAATTATGAAAACTTAATATCTCCATCTTTAAAGAGTGTTATAAATGCAACGGGTATTATCGTTCATACAAATTTAGGAAGAAGTTTATTAGATGAAAATTCACTAAAAAAAGCAATTCAAATAGCTACAACTTACAATAACTTGGAGTATGACCTAAGTGAAGGTAAAAGAGGTGAAAGGTATGCTCACATCACAAAAACATTAAAAGCACTCACAAATTGTGAAGATGCCATAGTAGTAAACAACAACGCTAGTGCTGTTTTTTTAATTTTAAATACTTTTTGCAAAAATAAAGAAGTAGTTGTAAGTCGTGGTGAACTTGTGGAAATTGGGGGAAGTTTTAGAGTTCCTGAGGTTATGGTTCAAAGTGGAGCAATTTTAAAAGAGATAGGAACTACTAATAAAACCCATTTAAAAGATTATGAAAATGCCATAAATGAAAAAACCTCTATGCTTATGAAAGTTCATAAATCAAACTACTCAATTGAGGGCTTTAGTAGTGAAGTTAGCTTTGAAGAGATTGTAGAAGTAGCCAAAAAAAACAATATCATAGATTATTATGATATGGGAAGTGGGCATATGATTGATTTACCATACAATCTAAACAAAAACGAACCCTCAATTTTAGAAATTATGAAATATAATCCAAGTTTACTTAGCTTTTCAGGAGATAAACTTTTAGGAAGTGTACAAGCAGGAATCATAATAGGAAAAAAAGAGTTAATAGAAAAAATCAAAAAAAATCAACTTTTAAGAATGTTAAGGGTTGATAAAATAACTTTAGCACTTCTTGAAGATACACTAAATTCATATCTAAAAAATGACTTAGAACAAATACCAACATTAAAAATGCTTTTTGCATCCACTGAAACCTTAGAGCAAAGAGCAATTAAACTAAAAGAAAAAATAAAAGATATTTATAGTTGTGAAATTATAAAAACTTCTACGATGGTAGGAGGAGGAACAACTCCAAATAAAAAAATTCCTTCTATTGCTTTATCTTTAGAATATAAAAATTACAAACCAAATAAATTAGAACAACTATTAAGAAAAAAGTTAATCATAACTAGAATTGAAAACGACAAAGTTTTACTTGATTTTAGAACAATTCAAGAAAATGAACTTGAAAAATTAGAGAATATTTTGAAAGGTTTATTTAACTAA
- the selB gene encoding selenocysteine-specific translation elongation factor, which translates to MSNIIIGTAGHIDHGKTALIRALNGFEGDSTNEEKERGITIDLSFSNMSKGQQNIAFIDVPGHEKLVKNMIAGAFGFDYVMLVISANEGIKPQTVEHIEIINLLGLKEIIVVITKKDLVTIEELELKIEEILEFLKEFDFEIKFISCVSIYDETSIEKLRSQLFSIKNSTKQEENFFRFYVDRVFSPKGIGTVVTGTVLGKKCLLDEKIFICQSQKETKIKNIQVHNQNALEANISSRAALNLQNVNITNLKKGDLITKKGHIRGFDGIDISFKCLKNKKLNHNQTYTLFVGAKKVDVKVLLFDCITNLETGFATLKANEQLFTIFGEKIILRSGNETICGGTILNPIIDPMKKNQKKRLLEALDKKDFTSAYKELLEAHKKGLGIISSTQRFALSHEEAISFAKNMNDVFVDVKELVIYPLDTKNKIKDYIKEIYTKNSYALLSNSSINLRLKWASQAFIQLCLDELVNENFLIQEASLYKNANIKEDFAKDLENIVLQRLKDEDVEPTAPYNIYDDLDIDRKLGDDILKSLTAKKQVIRLQHNLFIHFESLNKIVKTMKEIIKEDGYIELSNFKQRFDLSRKYLITYLDYLDNYSDIKKVDTRRIFN; encoded by the coding sequence ATGTCAAATATTATTATAGGAACAGCAGGTCATATTGACCATGGAAAAACTGCTTTAATCCGCGCTTTAAACGGTTTTGAAGGTGATAGTACAAATGAGGAAAAAGAAAGAGGAATTACTATTGATTTATCCTTTTCAAATATGTCTAAAGGTCAGCAAAATATAGCTTTTATTGATGTTCCAGGACATGAAAAACTTGTAAAAAACATGATTGCAGGTGCTTTTGGATTTGATTATGTGATGCTTGTAATTAGTGCAAATGAAGGAATAAAACCCCAAACTGTTGAACATATTGAAATCATAAATTTATTAGGACTAAAAGAGATAATTGTAGTAATTACAAAAAAAGATTTAGTAACGATTGAAGAACTTGAACTCAAAATTGAGGAAATTTTAGAGTTTTTAAAAGAGTTTGATTTTGAAATTAAGTTTATTTCTTGTGTATCTATTTATGATGAAACTTCAATTGAAAAACTAAGAAGTCAATTATTTAGTATAAAAAACTCAACAAAACAAGAAGAAAATTTCTTTAGATTTTATGTTGATAGAGTCTTTTCTCCAAAAGGGATAGGAACAGTTGTAACAGGAACAGTTCTTGGGAAAAAATGTCTGCTTGATGAAAAAATTTTTATTTGCCAAAGTCAAAAAGAGACAAAAATCAAAAATATTCAAGTTCATAATCAAAATGCCCTTGAAGCGAATATCTCTTCTAGGGCTGCTTTAAACTTACAAAATGTAAATATTACCAATCTAAAAAAAGGTGATTTAATCACAAAAAAAGGTCATATTAGAGGATTTGATGGAATTGACATCTCTTTTAAATGTTTAAAAAACAAAAAACTGAACCACAATCAAACCTATACTTTATTTGTTGGAGCAAAAAAAGTTGATGTAAAAGTTTTACTTTTTGATTGTATTACAAACTTAGAAACTGGATTTGCAACCCTAAAAGCAAATGAACAACTTTTTACAATATTTGGTGAAAAAATTATCTTAAGAAGTGGAAATGAGACAATTTGTGGGGGAACTATTTTAAACCCAATAATTGACCCAATGAAAAAAAATCAAAAGAAAAGATTACTTGAAGCTTTAGATAAAAAAGATTTTACAAGTGCCTATAAAGAACTTTTAGAAGCCCATAAAAAAGGTTTAGGAATCATCTCTTCAACTCAAAGATTTGCCCTTTCTCATGAAGAAGCTATTAGTTTTGCAAAAAATATGAATGATGTTTTTGTCGATGTTAAAGAGTTAGTTATTTATCCACTTGATACGAAAAACAAGATAAAAGATTATATAAAAGAAATCTATACAAAAAACTCTTATGCCCTACTTTCAAACTCTTCTATAAATTTAAGATTAAAATGGGCAAGTCAAGCTTTTATTCAACTTTGTTTAGATGAACTTGTAAATGAAAACTTTTTAATACAAGAAGCATCTTTATATAAAAATGCAAATATTAAAGAGGATTTTGCGAAAGATTTAGAAAATATTGTTTTACAAAGATTAAAAGATGAAGATGTAGAACCAACTGCACCTTATAATATATATGATGATTTGGATATTGATAGAAAATTAGGTGATGATATTTTAAAATCATTAACAGCAAAAAAACAAGTAATAAGACTTCAACACAATCTTTTTATTCATTTTGAGAGTCTAAATAAGATAGTAAAAACCATGAAAGAAATCATCAAAGAAGATGGATATATCGAACTTTCAAACTTTAAACAAAGATTTGATTTAAGTAGAAAATATTTAATAACCTATCTTGATTATTTAGATAATTATTCAGATATTAAAAAAGTAGATACTAGAAGGATTTTTAATTAA
- a CDS encoding UvrD-helicase domain-containing protein: protein MNLTKEQEEIINSSKLSFKINAVAGSGKTTTLLEYAKKNSHLKILYLAYNKSLQISLQEKLKDYKLPYLHVSTIHSLAYNKIEAYNYHLTADLKNHIVEKVITTYELREHQKAYYPIAEYIALIKDLVNFYCNSSLIALDSKLLENYKKQSDLGAKILELLNKNEKRVLEHLKIILSSMKNKVIEATHDFYLKMFYLNKKVSTNLPYDLVLVDEAQDISDVMIGIIENLNCRRIYVGDSFQQIYTFRFATNALNKIDLPSYDLTKSFRFGNNYAKILQNNLNSLYEINGSKLLKISGIESNTKIGKEHIDFSKQLCIIARSTFGLVQQLVYYIHDKKKIYFEGGYNSYSFMNQTVYSIFYLKQKKNDKITIDEIKDFETIGELEQFAKDTKNQDYLNIIKFINTYGDNIFEINKKIKEHLVTDKKDADIIFTTTHKSKGLEYDQVIMADDFISKKELVNTKNKLSFQRANEELNIYYVAATRAKKAIQMADLNLTYTYNENDETTSYVKSRFISKSANNKKSKELQEEWLKKNRVKKV, encoded by the coding sequence ATGAATTTAACCAAAGAACAAGAAGAGATAATAAATAGCTCAAAACTCTCATTTAAAATAAATGCCGTTGCAGGAAGTGGAAAAACAACAACTTTACTTGAATACGCAAAAAAAAATTCCCATTTAAAGATTTTGTATCTTGCATATAATAAATCTTTACAAATTTCACTACAAGAAAAACTAAAAGATTATAAACTTCCGTATTTACATGTAAGCACTATTCACTCCCTTGCATATAATAAAATAGAAGCCTATAACTATCATCTAACAGCCGATTTAAAAAACCATATTGTTGAAAAAGTTATCACAACTTATGAGTTAAGAGAGCATCAAAAAGCATATTATCCAATTGCTGAATATATAGCTTTGATAAAAGATTTAGTAAATTTTTATTGTAATTCATCATTGATAGCTCTTGATTCAAAACTTCTTGAAAATTATAAAAAACAATCAGATTTAGGTGCTAAAATTTTAGAACTTCTAAATAAAAATGAAAAAAGAGTATTAGAACATCTAAAAATCATCCTTTCAAGTATGAAAAACAAAGTTATTGAGGCAACTCATGATTTTTATTTAAAGATGTTTTATCTAAATAAAAAAGTCTCTACAAATCTGCCTTATGATTTGGTTTTAGTTGATGAAGCTCAAGATATTAGTGATGTAATGATAGGAATTATTGAAAATCTAAATTGTAGGCGAATTTATGTGGGAGACTCATTTCAACAAATTTATACTTTTCGATTTGCTACAAATGCCTTAAATAAAATAGATTTACCCTCTTATGATTTAACAAAAAGTTTTAGATTTGGAAATAACTATGCAAAAATTTTACAAAATAATCTAAATAGCTTATATGAAATAAATGGAAGTAAACTTCTAAAAATTTCAGGGATAGAATCTAATACAAAAATAGGGAAAGAACACATAGATTTTTCAAAACAGCTTTGTATAATAGCAAGAAGCACTTTTGGACTTGTTCAACAGCTTGTTTATTATATTCATGATAAGAAAAAAATCTATTTTGAAGGTGGCTATAATTCATACTCTTTTATGAATCAAACCGTTTATTCTATTTTTTATCTAAAACAGAAAAAAAATGACAAAATCACAATAGATGAAATCAAAGATTTTGAGACTATTGGTGAACTTGAACAGTTTGCAAAAGATACAAAAAATCAAGATTATTTAAATATCATCAAATTTATAAACACCTATGGAGATAATATTTTTGAAATAAATAAAAAGATAAAAGAACATTTAGTAACTGACAAAAAAGATGCTGATATTATCTTTACAACTACACATAAATCAAAAGGTTTAGAGTATGACCAAGTTATAATGGCAGATGATTTTATCTCAAAAAAAGAGCTTGTAAATACAAAAAATAAACTCTCTTTTCAAAGGGCAAATGAAGAGTTAAATATCTATTATGTTGCAGCAACTAGAGCTAAAAAAGCTATACAAATGGCTGATTTAAATCTAACATACACTTACAATGAAAATGATGAAACAACATCTTATGTAAAATCAAGATTCATAAGTAAAAGTGCAAATAATAAAAAAAGTAAAGAACTACAAGAAGAGTGGTTGAAAAAAAATAGGGTTAAAAAAGTATGA
- a CDS encoding response regulator produces MNSEFLKEQIVLFVEDEDLAREQLGKILTRLFKKVILAANGQEGFEKFKDSFNSEEKIDLIISDINMPILSGLEMVEKIRELDNVVPLIYTTARSETENIIKAIDLNVSSYILKPIDTAILIKKMSDACEKKYIQSQLDEKQTELKKYLEAVDDVALIYKMDINGNILFANKSLLEASKYTIEELMQIGFYGLIHPDIPKEYIEKTWAILKEGTNWTGSTKFLAKDGEVFYLKNTIFKLDTNHHTEYITIGFSTTKESIEKREFQKKVIKTLQDFNKKEYAYKKSFQELSDRIKQLESYIPRLQEELEEQKAKTLSRQRQLDHYELQMHNVDEKYYGHMTTKSKEAEEYSKNVLHLKQEKNALAEKIKSQQEEILATKKELALLTETNEQKNKRILELKDVIKSLETKIKELTEPQE; encoded by the coding sequence GTGAATTCAGAATTTTTAAAAGAGCAAATTGTACTGTTTGTAGAAGATGAAGATTTAGCAAGAGAACAACTAGGAAAGATATTAACTAGGTTATTTAAAAAAGTAATCTTAGCAGCAAATGGTCAAGAAGGATTTGAAAAATTCAAAGACTCTTTTAATTCAGAAGAAAAAATTGATTTAATAATCTCTGATATAAATATGCCTATATTAAGTGGTTTAGAGATGGTAGAAAAAATAAGAGAACTTGATAATGTAGTTCCTCTTATTTATACAACTGCAAGAAGTGAAACAGAAAATATCATAAAAGCTATTGATTTAAATGTTAGTAGTTATATTTTAAAACCTATTGATACAGCTATATTAATCAAAAAAATGTCTGATGCTTGTGAAAAAAAATATATCCAAAGCCAATTAGATGAAAAACAAACGGAATTAAAAAAATATCTTGAAGCTGTTGATGATGTAGCTTTGATTTACAAAATGGATATAAATGGAAACATCTTATTTGCAAATAAAAGTCTATTGGAAGCTTCAAAATATACAATAGAAGAGTTAATGCAGATTGGATTTTATGGTCTAATTCATCCTGATATTCCAAAAGAGTATATAGAAAAAACTTGGGCTATACTAAAAGAGGGAACAAACTGGACAGGAAGCACCAAATTTTTAGCAAAAGATGGTGAAGTTTTTTATCTAAAAAATACAATTTTTAAACTAGATACAAATCATCACACAGAGTATATAACTATTGGTTTTTCAACAACTAAAGAGAGTATCGAAAAAAGAGAATTCCAAAAAAAAGTTATCAAAACCTTACAAGATTTTAATAAAAAAGAGTATGCATATAAAAAATCATTTCAAGAACTATCAGATAGAATCAAGCAGTTAGAATCTTATATTCCAAGACTTCAAGAAGAGTTAGAAGAGCAAAAAGCAAAAACTTTAAGTAGACAAAGACAACTTGACCATTATGAACTACAAATGCATAATGTTGATGAGAAATACTATGGACATATGACTACTAAAAGTAAAGAAGCAGAAGAGTACTCAAAAAATGTTCTTCATTTAAAACAAGAAAAAAATGCATTAGCCGAAAAAATAAAAAGTCAACAAGAAGAGATACTTGCTACAAAAAAAGAGTTAGCTTTATTAACTGAAACTAATGAACAAAAAAATAAAAGAATTTTAGAATTAAAGGATGTAATTAAATCTTTAGAAACAAAAATAAAAGAGTTAACAGAACCTCAAGAATAA
- a CDS encoding HD domain-containing phosphohydrolase, protein MDFKSMRIVSIDDNENNLFLIESICTDMELQVKSFSEPLEALMYVLQNQIDMILIDYMMPNLNGLEFIEEYRKKIKNVPIIMITAAGDDENIHKKAFELGANDFLSKPVNSVIFKARVINLLTNYQNQILLEDRAKLLEKEVEKATQNLLKREHETLTILGKTAEYKDPETASHVARVAYYSKLLAKGYGLSEKEQDILFYAAPFHDLGKIGIEDKILLKPAKLTPEEFKTMKSHPKIGYEILKNSQSEYLQAGAIIALTHHEKVNGSGYPNGLKDDDIHIFGRIVAIADVFDALTSFRPYKQAWSFEDAVKYLQEKSGKEFDTKLVEIFINNLDEVAIIYNSFKDE, encoded by the coding sequence ATGGATTTTAAGAGCATGAGAATAGTATCAATAGATGATAATGAAAATAATCTTTTCTTAATTGAATCTATTTGTACAGATATGGAACTACAAGTAAAAAGTTTTAGTGAACCACTTGAAGCACTTATGTATGTACTTCAAAATCAAATAGATATGATTTTAATTGATTATATGATGCCTAATTTAAATGGTCTTGAATTCATTGAAGAGTATAGAAAAAAAATAAAAAATGTTCCAATTATTATGATTACAGCAGCAGGTGATGATGAAAATATTCACAAAAAAGCTTTTGAATTAGGAGCAAATGATTTTTTAAGTAAACCTGTTAATTCTGTTATATTTAAAGCAAGAGTTATAAATCTTTTAACAAATTATCAAAATCAGATATTATTAGAAGATAGAGCTAAACTTTTAGAAAAAGAGGTTGAAAAAGCAACGCAAAATTTACTAAAAAGAGAACATGAAACACTCACAATTTTGGGTAAAACTGCTGAATATAAAGACCCAGAAACTGCTTCTCACGTTGCAAGAGTTGCTTATTATTCAAAATTACTTGCAAAAGGTTATGGACTTAGTGAAAAAGAACAAGATATACTTTTTTATGCAGCTCCATTTCACGATTTAGGTAAAATTGGAATTGAAGATAAAATACTTTTAAAACCTGCTAAATTAACTCCTGAAGAGTTTAAAACAATGAAAAGCCATCCAAAAATTGGTTATGAGATTCTAAAAAACTCACAAAGTGAATATTTACAAGCAGGAGCTATAATAGCACTGACGCATCATGAAAAAGTAAATGGTTCTGGTTATCCAAATGGACTAAAAGATGATGATATTCATATTTTTGGAAGAATTGTTGCTATTGCTGATGTATTTGATGCTTTAACATCTTTTAGACCATACAAACAAGCTTGGAGTTTTGAAGATGCTGTAAAATATCTACAAGAAAAAAGTGGAAAAGAGTTTGATACAAAATTAGTTGAAATATTTATAAATAATCTTGATGAAGTAGCTATTATTTATAATTCATTCAAAGATGAGTAA